One Malania oleifera isolate guangnan ecotype guangnan chromosome 9, ASM2987363v1, whole genome shotgun sequence DNA segment encodes these proteins:
- the LOC131164007 gene encoding protein NONRESPONDING TO OXYLIPINS 2, mitochondrial-like isoform X5, whose product MASSCNRFIGRASLQSLKSVIRSTARTASINRSAPSFPLPTRSPSELGCVQSMLPLHSAVAVARMTSCLSSTTSSCRALSQELGLSVPR is encoded by the exons ATGGCGTCCTCTTGCAACAGATTCATCGGCAGAGCATCCCTACAGTCCCTCAAATCCGTCATCAGATCAACAGCCCGAACAGCTTCCATCAACAGATCTGCCCCTTCGTTCCCTCTCCCGACCAG GTCTCCGTCGGAGCTAGGCTGTGTGCAGTCTATGTTGCCTCTGCACAGTGCTGTGGCGGTGGCAAGGATGACTTCGTGCCTGAGCTCTACCACGAGCAGTTGCCGAGCTCTTTCACAGG AGCTCGGTCTATCAGTTCCAAGGTGA
- the LOC131164007 gene encoding protein NONRESPONDING TO OXYLIPINS 2, mitochondrial-like isoform X6, with protein MASSCNRFIGRASLQSLKSVIRSTARTASINRSAPSFPLPTRSPSELGCVQSMLPLHSAVAVARMTSCLSSTTSSCRALSQDEIDGT; from the exons ATGGCGTCCTCTTGCAACAGATTCATCGGCAGAGCATCCCTACAGTCCCTCAAATCCGTCATCAGATCAACAGCCCGAACAGCTTCCATCAACAGATCTGCCCCTTCGTTCCCTCTCCCGACCAG GTCTCCGTCGGAGCTAGGCTGTGTGCAGTCTATGTTGCCTCTGCACAGTGCTGTGGCGGTGGCAAGGATGACTTCGTGCCTGAGCTCTACCACGAGCAGTTGCCGAGCTCTTTCACAGG ATGAAATTGATGGTACGTGA
- the LOC131164007 gene encoding protein NONRESPONDING TO OXYLIPINS 2, mitochondrial-like isoform X4, with amino-acid sequence MASSCNRFIGRASLQSLKSVIRSTARTASINRSAPSFPLPTRSPSELGCVQSMLPLHSAVAVARMTSCLSSTTSSCRALSQGTLCRTSPGL; translated from the exons ATGGCGTCCTCTTGCAACAGATTCATCGGCAGAGCATCCCTACAGTCCCTCAAATCCGTCATCAGATCAACAGCCCGAACAGCTTCCATCAACAGATCTGCCCCTTCGTTCCCTCTCCCGACCAG GTCTCCGTCGGAGCTAGGCTGTGTGCAGTCTATGTTGCCTCTGCACAGTGCTGTGGCGGTGGCAAGGATGACTTCGTGCCTGAGCTCTACCACGAGCAGTTGCCGAGCTCTTTCACAGGGTACACTCTGCCGTACCTCTCCCGGCCTCTAA
- the LOC131164007 gene encoding protein NONRESPONDING TO OXYLIPINS 2, mitochondrial-like isoform X2, translated as MASSCNRFIGRASLQSLKSVIRSTARTASINRSAPSFPLPTRSSASPLRFSLSRSPSELGCVQSMLPLHSAVAVARMTSCLSSTTSSCRALSQELGLSVPR; from the exons ATGGCGTCCTCTTGCAACAGATTCATCGGCAGAGCATCCCTACAGTCCCTCAAATCCGTCATCAGATCAACAGCCCGAACAGCTTCCATCAACAGATCTGCCCCTTCGTTCCCTCTCCCGACCAGGTCTTCCGCATCACCCCTTCGCTTCTCCCTCTCCAG GTCTCCGTCGGAGCTAGGCTGTGTGCAGTCTATGTTGCCTCTGCACAGTGCTGTGGCGGTGGCAAGGATGACTTCGTGCCTGAGCTCTACCACGAGCAGTTGCCGAGCTCTTTCACAGG AGCTCGGTCTATCAGTTCCAAGGTGA
- the LOC131164007 gene encoding protein NONRESPONDING TO OXYLIPINS 2, mitochondrial-like isoform X1: MASSCNRFIGRASLQSLKSVIRSTARTASINRSAPSFPLPTRSSASPLRFSLSRSPSELGCVQSMLPLHSAVAVARMTSCLSSTTSSCRALSQGTLCRTSPGL; the protein is encoded by the exons ATGGCGTCCTCTTGCAACAGATTCATCGGCAGAGCATCCCTACAGTCCCTCAAATCCGTCATCAGATCAACAGCCCGAACAGCTTCCATCAACAGATCTGCCCCTTCGTTCCCTCTCCCGACCAGGTCTTCCGCATCACCCCTTCGCTTCTCCCTCTCCAG GTCTCCGTCGGAGCTAGGCTGTGTGCAGTCTATGTTGCCTCTGCACAGTGCTGTGGCGGTGGCAAGGATGACTTCGTGCCTGAGCTCTACCACGAGCAGTTGCCGAGCTCTTTCACAGGGTACACTCTGCCGTACCTCTCCCGGCCTCTAA
- the LOC131164007 gene encoding protein NONRESPONDING TO OXYLIPINS 2, mitochondrial-like isoform X3, which produces MASSCNRFIGRASLQSLKSVIRSTARTASINRSAPSFPLPTRSSASPLRFSLSRSPSELGCVQSMLPLHSAVAVARMTSCLSSTTSSCRALSQDEIDGT; this is translated from the exons ATGGCGTCCTCTTGCAACAGATTCATCGGCAGAGCATCCCTACAGTCCCTCAAATCCGTCATCAGATCAACAGCCCGAACAGCTTCCATCAACAGATCTGCCCCTTCGTTCCCTCTCCCGACCAGGTCTTCCGCATCACCCCTTCGCTTCTCCCTCTCCAG GTCTCCGTCGGAGCTAGGCTGTGTGCAGTCTATGTTGCCTCTGCACAGTGCTGTGGCGGTGGCAAGGATGACTTCGTGCCTGAGCTCTACCACGAGCAGTTGCCGAGCTCTTTCACAGG ATGAAATTGATGGTACGTGA
- the LOC131164008 gene encoding putative pentatricopeptide repeat-containing protein At5g47460 codes for MQRSISERARKYLQKQNQPFLLCKYISTDASIDEESSVSGLISVFAQYGSSNDMALFEASGLLNAGTKPNGRALVYLIRASSTLGYLSYGQQLHCYVLRSGFCSNVFVSTVLIGFYVKFELLSDAHKVFDEIPEPSVVSWNSLISGYVQSGRCVKALNLFLQLVRSELRADPFSFTAALAACGQVSLLQPGMSIHSKVVKLGLEWSVFIGNCLIDMYGKCGYVEEAIQAFNKMVDKDIISWNSVIAACARNQRLEQAFFFFHEMANPDTISYNELISGIAQFGNMEDAIKILSNMPNPNSSSWNSVITGYVNRAQPWEALEFFSEMHSKDVEMDQFTFSSILSGSAGLSALTWGILIHCCTMKYGLDTRIVVGSALIDMYSKCGRVKIAESIFQLLPRKNLITWNAMISGFAHNGNSAMVIQLFEQLKKVRDLKPDGITFLNVLLACWDNQMPLHTAMKYFESMIKDYGIGPMAEHCSSMIRLMGQGGEVWRAQKMIYELGFGSCGIVWSALLGACGACGNLEVAEVAAAKVIELEGNDEFVYVIMSNIYSCYGKWGNASVVRELMRGRGVRKEAGCSWIELENVVSHSSMVQ; via the coding sequence ATGCAAAGATCTATCTCTGAACGGGCGAGGAAATATTTGCAAAAGCAAAACCAGCCCTTTCTTCTCTGTAAGTACATTAGCACAGATGCCTCCATCGATGAAGAAAGCAGCGTCAGCGGTCTCATCTCGGTCTTTGCCCAATATGGTTCCAGTAATGATATGGCCTTGTTCGAAGCCTCTGGATTGCTCAACGCCGGCACTAAGCCGAACGGTCGTGCACTCGTCTACCTCATCCGAGCTTCTAGCACCCTGGGCTACCTTTCATATGGCCAGCAACTTCACTGCTACGTTTTGCGATCTGGGTTTTGCTCCAATGTCTTTGTCTCCACCGTCTTGATTGGTTTTTATGTGAAATTTGAGCTATTGAGTGACGCCCATAAAGTGTTTGATGAAATTCCTGAGCCAAGTGTAGTCTCTTGGAATTCTTTGATTTCAGGGTATGTGCAATCCGGTCGGTGTGTCAAGGCATTGAATTTGTTCCTTCAGCTAGTTAGGTCTGAACTTCGTGCAGACCCATTCTCATTTACTGCAGCTCTGGCTGCTTGTGGGCAAGTAAGCTTGTTGCAGCCAGGCATGTCAATTCACTCAAAGGTAGTGAAATTGGGTCTGGAGTGGAGCGTTTTCATTGGGAACTGTTTGATTGATATGTATGGAAAATGTGGGTATGTTGAAGAGGCAATTCAAGCGTTCAACAAGATGGTTGACAAGGACATCATTTCTTGGAATTCCGTTATAGCAGCGTGCGCAAGGAACCAAAGGCTTGAACAagcattcttcttcttccatgagaTGGCCAACCCAGACACAATCTCTTATAATGAATTGATTAGTGGCATTGCACAGTTTGGCAACATGGAAGATGCTATAAAGATTTTATCAAATATGCCAAATCCAAACTCATCCTCATGGAATTCAGTtataactggatatgtaaatAGGGCTCAACCCTGGGAAGCTCTGGAATTTTTCAGCGAAATGCACTCAAAGGATGTTGAAATGGATCAATTTACATTCTCAAGCATATTGAGTGGCAGTGCAGGTCTCTCAGCTCTAACATGGGGAATTTTAATCCATTGTTGCACGATGAAGTACGGTTTAGACACGAGAATAGTTGTTGGCAGTGCTCTAATTGATATGTACTCCAAATGTGGGCGGGTAAAGATTGCTGAATCGATATTCCAGTTACTACCAAGAAAGAATTTGATAACGTGGAACGCAATGATTTCTGGATTTGCTCACAATGGCAATTCAGCCATGGTGATACAACTTTTTGAGCAATTAAAAAAAGTTAGGGATTTGAAACCAGATGGGATCACATTTCTTAATGTTTTGTTGGCATGTTGGGATAATCAAATGCCGTTGCATACTGCAATGAAGTATTTTGAATCAATGATCAAGGATTATGGGATTGGCCCAATGGCCGAGCATTGCTCTTCTATGATTCGTTTAATGGGACAAGGAGGGGAGGTGTGGAGGGCACAAAAAATGATATATGAACTAGGGTTTGGGTCATGTGGGATAGTTTGGAGTGCTTTGCTTGGTGCTTGTGGAGCTTGTGGGAATTTGGAAGTAGCAGAGGTTGCAGCTGCAAAAGTGATTGAATTGGAAGGTAATGATGAGTTCGTGTATGTCATAATGTCAAACATATATTCATGTTATGGGAAATGGGGGAATGCAAGTGTGGTTAGAGAGCTGATGAGGGGCAGAGGAGTGAGAAAGGAAGCCGGCTGTAGCTGGATTGAGCTGGAAAATGTGGTCTCACATTCATCCATGGTGCAATAA
- the LOC131164009 gene encoding WAT1-related protein At5g47470 isoform X1, whose protein sequence is MEKVVVGGWGRSREAMEEMGIIGGLIGVQFVYAGNSVLLSYLMTLGLNPLSLIIYTAFSTFLVLSPLSLYFERSKWPKKFSIKLMIQLFLIALGGVTLFQTLFLKGIKLTSPAMATAMPNLAPGLIFIIAWTFRLERVKLSCVYSKVKIVGTLLCVVGAIAMSLLQSTTTAKQAEQFPTVSETNLFDRGKIIGSMYLMAAVLVLSSNIVLQAATLRAFPAPMSLCAITSLIGVFTTALVQLIQEHKLDCGWPLISIQDLVGISLLGGAVGGVCVSFNGWAMKKRGPVLVSMFNPIATVCSAILSFITLGESINLGSLAGMVIMFTGLYLVLWAKGKEGYSSNEEALECEYDAEKPLLS, encoded by the exons atgGAGAAGGTGGTAGTGGGAGGATGGGGGAGGAGTAGAGAGGCGATGGAAGAGATGGGGATAATAGGGGGGCTGATAGGGGTGCAGTTTGTGTACGCCGGCAACTCGGTGCTGCTGAGTTACCTCATGACTCTGGGGCTCAACCCTCTCTCCCTCATCATCTACACCGCCTTCTCCACCTTCCTCGTCCTCTCCCCTCTCTCCCTCTATTTTGAAAG GAGTAAATGGCCCAAGAAATTCAGCATAAAGTTGATGATTCAGCTGTTTTTAATCGCCCTGGGAGG GGTAACTCTGTTCCAAACGCTATTCCTAAAGGGGATTAAGCTGACCTCGCCAGCAATGGCTACAGCCATGCCAAACCTTGCTCCAGGCCTCATTTTCATCATTGCATGGACCTTTAG ATTGGAGAGAGTCAAACTAAGCTGTGTATACAGTAAAGTCAAGATCGTTGGCACACTATTGTGTGTCGTTGGTGCCATCGCAATGAGCCTTCTGCAGAGTACCACGACAGCAAAACAAGCTGAACAATTTCCCACTGTTTCGGAAACTAATCTATTTGACAGAGGAAAGATAATTGGTTCGATGTACCTAATGGCAGCAGTTCTCGTATTATCAAGCAACATTGTCTTGCAG GCTGCAACTTTGAGAGCTTTCCCTGCTCCGATGTCGTTGTGCGCGATAACGTCCTTAATCGGTGTGTTTACAACTGCACTTGTACAATTGATTCAAGAGCACAAACTGGACTGTGGATGGCCACTCATTAGCATCCAAGACCTCGTCGGCATTTCTCTACTG GGAGGTGCGGTGGGCGGAGTGTGTGTAAGCTTCAATGGATGGGCAATGAAGAAAAGAGGGCCGGTACTTGTGTCCATGTTCAACCCCATTGCAACAGTCTGCTCAGCCATCCTCTCATTTATCACCTTAGGAGAATCCATCAATTTAGGAAG CCTTGCGGGTATGGTCATCATGTTCACTGGTCTGTATCTTGTGTTGTGGGCTAAAGGGAAAGAAGGGTACTCCTCCAATGAGGAAGCTTTGGAATGTGAGTATGATGCAGAGAAGCCTTTGTTAAGTTGA
- the LOC131164009 gene encoding WAT1-related protein At5g47470 isoform X2 — MEKVVVGGWGRSREAMEEMGIIGGLIGVQFVYAGNSVLLSYLMTLGLNPLSLIIYTAFSTFLVLSPLSLYFERSKWPKKFSIKLMIQLFLIALGGVTLFQTLFLKGIKLTSPAMATAMPNLAPGLIFIIAWTFRLERVKLSCVYSKVKIVGTLLCVVGAIAMSLLQSTTTAKQAEQFPTVSETNLFDRGKIIGSMYLMAAVLVLSSNIVLQAATLRAFPAPMSLCAITSLIGVFTTALVQLIQEHKLDCGWPLISIQDLVGISLLGGAVGGVCVSFNGWAMKKRGPVLVSMFNPIATVCSAILSFITLGESINLGSLAGMVIMFTGLYLVLWAKGKEGYSSNEEALESKTRLEGRV, encoded by the exons atgGAGAAGGTGGTAGTGGGAGGATGGGGGAGGAGTAGAGAGGCGATGGAAGAGATGGGGATAATAGGGGGGCTGATAGGGGTGCAGTTTGTGTACGCCGGCAACTCGGTGCTGCTGAGTTACCTCATGACTCTGGGGCTCAACCCTCTCTCCCTCATCATCTACACCGCCTTCTCCACCTTCCTCGTCCTCTCCCCTCTCTCCCTCTATTTTGAAAG GAGTAAATGGCCCAAGAAATTCAGCATAAAGTTGATGATTCAGCTGTTTTTAATCGCCCTGGGAGG GGTAACTCTGTTCCAAACGCTATTCCTAAAGGGGATTAAGCTGACCTCGCCAGCAATGGCTACAGCCATGCCAAACCTTGCTCCAGGCCTCATTTTCATCATTGCATGGACCTTTAG ATTGGAGAGAGTCAAACTAAGCTGTGTATACAGTAAAGTCAAGATCGTTGGCACACTATTGTGTGTCGTTGGTGCCATCGCAATGAGCCTTCTGCAGAGTACCACGACAGCAAAACAAGCTGAACAATTTCCCACTGTTTCGGAAACTAATCTATTTGACAGAGGAAAGATAATTGGTTCGATGTACCTAATGGCAGCAGTTCTCGTATTATCAAGCAACATTGTCTTGCAG GCTGCAACTTTGAGAGCTTTCCCTGCTCCGATGTCGTTGTGCGCGATAACGTCCTTAATCGGTGTGTTTACAACTGCACTTGTACAATTGATTCAAGAGCACAAACTGGACTGTGGATGGCCACTCATTAGCATCCAAGACCTCGTCGGCATTTCTCTACTG GGAGGTGCGGTGGGCGGAGTGTGTGTAAGCTTCAATGGATGGGCAATGAAGAAAAGAGGGCCGGTACTTGTGTCCATGTTCAACCCCATTGCAACAGTCTGCTCAGCCATCCTCTCATTTATCACCTTAGGAGAATCCATCAATTTAGGAAG CCTTGCGGGTATGGTCATCATGTTCACTGGTCTGTATCTTGTGTTGTGGGCTAAAGGGAAAGAAGGGTACTCCTCCAATGAGGAAGCTTTGGAAT CTAAAACTCGTTTAGAAGGTCGTGTTTGA